The Flavobacterium sp. K5-23 genome segment TCTTCGCTATTTAAACCGGGTTCTTTCAGCAATTCAGCAAAGCCAAGAATTCCATTCATAGGTGTGCGAATTTCATGACTCATATTGGCTAAAAAGGCTGATTTTAATCGATCAGATTCTTGTGCTTTATCTAATGCTTTAACTAAATCTTCTTCATGCCTAATACGCTCGATAGAAATACTAATTTGGTGAGAAATGATTTCTAATACTTCTTTGTCTTTCTCAGTATAAGCATCAGGATTGGTATAGCTCTGTACAACTATGACGCCTATTACTTTTCCTTTTATTTTAAGTGGGACTCCAAGCCAAATTTTTGATTCAAAACCAATTTGTTCAATTCCCTCTTCTTTTTCCAATTGAATCACATCTTCAGCATTCAATAACAAGGAAACACCTTTTTTAAACACCAGTGAAGTAAGTGTTTTTCCAGCGGGAAATTCAGAGATGTCCTCCTGTAAATCCTTATAAAATGGCAAATTAAACGTATTGGCTTTTTTATTGTAAAGTGCCACAAAGAAATTGGTTACATCTACTAAACGGCCTAATTCTGTATGTACAAATTGCATAAACTCACCTATGTCAGGAGTAGTTTGTACGGCATTGGAAATATTTAATATAACACTTTGAATGGTTTCTGCTCTTTTTTGTTCAGTAATGTCTTTATTTACACCGCGCTGTCCTAAATAATTTCCATCATCATCATAGACTGGCCTGCAAAAATGACTGATCCATTTTTCATTTCCATTAAGACATATAATAATAAACTCTATAGGTTTATATATCAATTCTTCTAGTCTTAAAAAATGATTGTCAAGCATTTCTCTATAATCTGTATGGGCTATTTCTACGAGTAAATTATTATTCTTCACAAAATCTTCGTGAGTGTATCCACATATTTTTTCGCATGTTGGAGAGTTATAGATATATGTTCCTTTTTGATCAATCCAAAACTCCCATTCAGTAGCATAATCCGCTAGTAATCTAAATTTCGTTTCGCTTTGTTTTAAGGCTTGTTTTTGGCGTTCTAATTCACGTCGTCTATAGGCGTTCAACAATACTGTAGGCAAATGTATCAAGTAATTATTGTGTTTTGTCACATAATCATCGGCACCAATTTTTAAAGCTTCAACAGCTATATTCTCATCACCTTGACCCGTCACAATTACTATTGGAATTAACAACTTACGTACTTGTCTTATTTCTTTAATAATTTCTAAAGCATTGATACCTGGTAATTGAAAATCGAGTAAAAGCACATCGTAATCGCTTTCGATTCCGGAATTAGTAGGTAATTCACTTAATGCCAACTCGCCAGAAGCAATTACATTTAAATGAATGTATGGAGCGTATCTACCAAAGTGATTTTTGGTTAATTCTACATCCGCTTTATGATCTTCAACGTATAAAACTTTGATGTGTTTTCTGTTTTCAATCGTATGGTTTAAGGTAAACTCTATTTGATCTGGGATAATTTCTTGATAACCTTGTCTTTTAGGCAAATAATTATTGGCGCCAGCTTTAAGACTTGCTATGGCAATATCTTCGGAGCCTACAGATGTAAATATAATGACAGGCAAATTATTGTACGCCGTACGTAACTCAATCAACAAATCCATTCCATTGCCATCAGGCAGGTTTAAATCAATTAAAGCGATGTCAAAAGGTTGTTCCTCTTTAAGCAAACTACGCGCCACAGACAGTGTAGTCGCTAGGTGTAAATCAGCATTTGGCCAACGATTCTTGATCGCTCTACCTACTAAATCAGCATCTGTAGGATTATCTTCCAATAACAATATTTTCATCTACAATTCGTTTTTTATTAATGGTTTGTTTAACACACTCCAGTACAATTCTATTTGACTAGCCACTTCTATAAAATTATCAAAATTAACCGGTTTTACAATATACGAATTCACACCAAATTTATAAGCCCTTTCGAGGTCTGTACTTTCTAGGGATGAGGTTAATACCACAATTGGGATGGCCTTGTAATGCTCATGAGATTTGAAGATTCTCAACACTTCTAAACCATCCACTTTAGGCAATTTTAAATCAAGTAGAATAACAACTGGAATCAATTCTCCTTCGTCCCATTTTTGGATATAACTCAAAGCTTCTTCACCATCACGCGCCACTTGAATGGGATTAGTGAGGTTTTTAGTTTTAAAAGCACGTAAGGTTAAATCAACATCAACAGGACTGTCTTCTACTAATAAAATTGGATTGTTGTATAATTTTTTTTTCATACGATGAAGTTTTATTTTTTAAATTCTAAATAAAAACAAGTTCCTTTGTTCATTTCACTTTCGGCCCAAATCCTTCCATTCATTCTTCGCATGGCTTTTTCTACCATAGCTAAACCAATTCCGGTTCCTTCAAATTCTTCTGGTAAATGTAAACGTTGGAATATTTTAAAGATCCTGTCATGGTATTTCATGTCAAAACCAATCCCGTTGTCCTTAACAAATATAAGCCAATGTGTTGAATTTTCGCTACTTCCGATTTCAATTTCAGGTTTTTCACTTTTACTTGAAAATTTTATAGCATTATCTAACAAATTACGAATCACTAATTTTAATCCGTTAGTATCAGCCAAAAGCATAAAATCTTTTGGTAAAGACGTTTTGATTTGAACTTTTGACTTTTTTATTTCACCTGACAAGAGTACTATCAAATCATTAATTAATGGTTGTAACGCTACATTTTTAATTTGAAAATCTTGTCGTTCTAAGTGCGAATAAGACAGTAAGTCTTCAATTAAATGATTCATTTGTTTTGCACCACCTCGAATATTATTTAAAAATTCTTGGGCCTCTTCATTCAGATCTTTTTTATAAAGATCTATCAATAATTTACTATATCCATCAATCCCTCTTAATGGAGCTTTTAAATCGTGTGATACGGAATAGGTAAAAGTTTCCATTTCGGCATTGATTTCCACTAGTTTTTGGTTAGCTTTTTCTATTCGTTCTGATTGTTCATTGATATCATCAACTAAGTTTAATAAGGCATCTTGGCTTTGTGCTAATTCTTTGGTACGTTCTTGGACCATTTCTGATAAATTCTCTCTATACTTTTTAAGCTCATGTTCTGTTTTTTTACGGTCAGTAATGTCTATGGCCATACCACATACAAAAGTTTTTCCCTCTTCAACTTGTATCGAAAATTTATTTATCAAGTAATGCAAAACATGACCGTTTTCATCCCTTATAATTTCCTCGGTTTCCAATAATTGATTGGTTTCTAGTACCAAACGATCATTTTTTTGAAGTTGCAGTGCGGTTTCTTTGTCAAAAATTGACAAATCATCTTTTCCTTTAATGGTTTCCAATGAAATATTAAATTTCTCTTCATACGCTTTGTTTAAGAAAACATAAGCTAGATTTTCATCTTTTATCCAAGCAATTGCTGATGTATTATTCATAAAAGCTACAAAGCGCTGTTCGCTTTCTTTGAGGGCTTGTACAGCTTTTTTACGGTCTGTAACATCATGGAAAAAGATGGATAAGCCATCTTCTGTGGGCACTATATTGTTTTCAAACCAACGATCCCAAGGCGAATAATAATCTTCAAAACTGATAAATTCTCGGGTTTCTACTGCTTTGTGGTAGTTGTTATAAAACGGTTGGCCTACGCCTTCTGGAAACTCGGTCCAAATATGTTTTCCAACTAACTCTTCTGGTTTTCTGCCAAACATAGCAGCAGCTCTTTGGTTAACATAGGTATAAATCCAATTCTTATCTAAAGACACAAATCCATCAGTCATGTTTTCGATGGTATTTAACATCATTTCATGAGATTCTCTAGCTTCACTATTTAATTTTTTCCAGATTGAAAGGTCTCTCAAAGAAAATATCGAAAATAGTATTTCCCCTGTTTTATCTCTAACAGAACTTACATTAAGTGATACATAAATTTTATCGCCTTTTTTAGTTTTAATAATTAATTCATTTTCAGAAACTTCCCCAGTTTTACCAAATTCCCTGAATACTTTTTTTACTTCTTCCAGACAATCATCATGATACATTTTGAATACTGGATTCCCAATAACTTCTTCCCTTAAATAACCTGTTTTCTGAAGAACGGTTTCATTACATTGTAAAATACGGGCATCAATTGGTGATACAGAAACAAACATATCGGGCGATTTATTATAAAGTATTTTAAATTTTTCTTCAGATTCGTAAAGGGCTTTTATTGTTTTTTCTCGCTTTTCAATTTCTTGTTGAATTTCATTGGTTCTTTTTCTAATGGTATAACGAAGCGCTAATATCCAGCTGGATATCAAAATTATTATTATTATTAGAATAACACCAATTGGAATTATATTTTCAGCAATCCAGGATTTTTGCTCTTTTTCTATCCATTTTTCTCTTAGCTCATCTAATTTTCCATTTTCCTTAAGTCTAAATAAACCAGTATTAATTTGCTTTAATAACTGGTCATTTCCTTTTAATACAGCAAATGACAATTCTCTCGGTAAAACAGGTCTGCTAATTGTCACTACATTTTTAATGTTATATTTTTTTAATGCATGATGCGCGATAATTTGTGACACTATAGCAGCGTCACACTTGCCTTCTGAAAGTTGAATTAGTGCCTCAGGTTCGCTTGGAACAGGGACTACAATTATTTCTGGGTAATTAGATATTAAATATTCTATTAAGGTTGATCCAGCTTGAGCGGCAACTCTTTTTCCTTTCAGATGCTCAACCGAAGTGATTGAATGCTCCCCTTTTCTTACGTACAATTCATCATAATTTATTTCATGAGGAACTGCATAATCTACTATTTTTTCACGCTCTTTTGAATAAAACAGGTCTACTATATCAATAGTTTTTTGGGTTTCAAACTCATATTTGATATTTGACCAAATCCCTAATTTTATTTTAACGTTAAACCCCATTTCTTCAGAAATCGCTCTAATCAAATCAACATTAAATCCGGAAGGGTTGCCTTTGTTATCAAGAAATTCATATGGTGGAAAATTATTGTCACTGCCAAAAACTAATGTATCTTTTTCTAAAGTTTGAGAAAATGAGTTGGCGGAAAAAAACATCAATAACAAAATAAAAATTTCTAAAATTTTAGTCTTGGTTTTTATAAAATATGAAAGTTTAAATTGCTCCATTTTGACAACTTTTTTTTTATTGATTTTTCAATTTTTCAATTTCCTTTTTAAGTTCGGTCATTCTTAATTCGCGCCCCACAAAAATTTTATTCAATTTATCTAATTTTTTATTTTTTCCTTCAAGTTCTAGTGTTCTGTCTTTTACTATTTCTTCTAAATGTTCTCGGTAATTTTTAAGCTCTTCTTCGGTTTTTTTCCGTTCCGTAATATCCGTAGAAATTCCGCCAACAGCATAAACCTCTCCCACAGCATTAAAAACCGGAAATTTCACAGTTAAATAATGATGTTTAATGTCCAATTCTATATTTACTTCTTCAAAGGTTGCGGCTTTTTTAGTGTTTATAATTACTAAATCATTAGATCGATGTTCATCAGCGACCTCTAAAGACATAATTGAGTTGCGGGTTAAGCCTACAAAATCCTTAAGAGCTATATTAAAAAGTCTTTCAAATTCTCTGTTGAATAATAAAATTTTGCCTTCAATGTCCATCAAGTAAATTAATGAAGATGAATTATTAATGATATCTAGAGTTAATTGATTGCTTTTGAAAAGTTACTCTTGTGTTTTTTTTCAAATGGAAATATCTCTCCAAGAAGATATTGAAAACAGTATTTTTCCTGTTTTATCTCTTATGGATTTCACATTAAGACTTACATTAATATTAGTCCCTTTTTTAGTTTTAAGTATTAATTCTTTTTCTGAAACTTCACCAGTTTCAACAAATTGATGGAATACTTTTTTCACTTCTTCCTTACAATCATTATGGTACATTTTGAATATTGGAGCTCCAATAACTTCTTCCCTTAAATAGCCTGTCTTCTGAAGTAAGGTTTCATTACATTGTAAAATACTACCATCATTTGATGATACCGAAACAAGCATATCAGGCGATTCGTTATAGAGAGCTTTAAATTTTTCTTCCGATTCGTGCAATACTTTTGTAATTTTTTCTCGCTCTTCAATTTCTTGTTGAAGTTTGATATTAGTTAGTGTAAGTTCTTTAGTTTTGCTTTTTACAAGTTTTCTAAATATCCAAGCAATTATTAGGGTAACTCCAATAGCAAAAATTAATAACAATCCACCCCATTTCACCCATTTAGGAAGTTGATAAGCTATTATAACACTGTCTCCATACCATTTTCTTAAAATAATGTGATAGGGCGATCTTGAATCAGTTTTCCAAGCAATAAGGTGTTTGTCAATTGTTTTAATAAGCTCTTCGTTCTTTCCCTTAGGTACTGCAAATAATAGTTTATTAGGATTAAAAAGGATAGGAGTTTCTACAAGGTCAAAATTTTCTAAATTTGATTTTGTCCATATATTATTACTTACGCCAGCATCACATTTATTTGTTTTTACATATTGCATTACATCATCATATGAATCTAATTCAATAAATTCACAATTGAGCTCAAATCTTTCAGTGAGTTTAGAAAAGTTGATTCCATGAACCCCTCCTTTTAGAACGGCTACTTTCTTGTTTTTTAAATCAAGAATGTCTTGGATAGGTGCGTTTTTGGTTGTGCAAACTACACCCCAAATAGTAATGACAGCTTCATCATTATAATCAACAAATTCCTTTCTTTCTGGTAGATAGGTTATGCTGGTTATAATGTCTAATTTGGAATCTTTTAAATTCTCTAAACTTTGATCCCAAGTATCGAAAACATATTCTATTTTCCAATTTTCTTTTAGGGCAATTTCGTTTATTAAATCAACAAAAATACCACTTGGAACCCCAGAATTATCTTTATGAACCAAAGGAAAATTTTGATAAATACCCACTTTTATTGTTTTTTGAGCATTTATCTCTGGTGAACTAAGGGAACAAAAAACAATAATTGCAAATTTTATAAGGAATGACTTTGTCATAAGATACTTTATTTCAGATTTAAATGTACTAAATTAGTTTTTATGGCAGCGCATTAAAAATTAATAATTACTGAAATAACATTTGAAGGTTAGCTACTTCATTTATTTTTGCATAGGGATAAAGATTAGCTGTATCAACACATTTACACATTTAAGTAACACTATATTCTTTTTCGTTTTATAGCTTGTTCTCAAAATCTTTAAAACAAAAAACCCGAAACTTTCGTTTCGGGTTTCCTTAGCGGAGAAAGAG includes the following:
- a CDS encoding transporter substrate-binding domain-containing protein gives rise to the protein MEQFKLSYFIKTKTKILEIFILLLMFFSANSFSQTLEKDTLVFGSDNNFPPYEFLDNKGNPSGFNVDLIRAISEEMGFNVKIKLGIWSNIKYEFETQKTIDIVDLFYSKEREKIVDYAVPHEINYDELYVRKGEHSITSVEHLKGKRVAAQAGSTLIEYLISNYPEIIVVPVPSEPEALIQLSEGKCDAAIVSQIIAHHALKKYNIKNVVTISRPVLPRELSFAVLKGNDQLLKQINTGLFRLKENGKLDELREKWIEKEQKSWIAENIIPIGVILIIIIILISSWILALRYTIRKRTNEIQQEIEKREKTIKALYESEEKFKILYNKSPDMFVSVSPIDARILQCNETVLQKTGYLREEVIGNPVFKMYHDDCLEEVKKVFREFGKTGEVSENELIIKTKKGDKIYVSLNVSSVRDKTGEILFSIFSLRDLSIWKKLNSEARESHEMMLNTIENMTDGFVSLDKNWIYTYVNQRAAAMFGRKPEELVGKHIWTEFPEGVGQPFYNNYHKAVETREFISFEDYYSPWDRWFENNIVPTEDGLSIFFHDVTDRKKAVQALKESEQRFVAFMNNTSAIAWIKDENLAYVFLNKAYEEKFNISLETIKGKDDLSIFDKETALQLQKNDRLVLETNQLLETEEIIRDENGHVLHYLINKFSIQVEEGKTFVCGMAIDITDRKKTEHELKKYRENLSEMVQERTKELAQSQDALLNLVDDINEQSERIEKANQKLVEINAEMETFTYSVSHDLKAPLRGIDGYSKLLIDLYKKDLNEEAQEFLNNIRGGAKQMNHLIEDLLSYSHLERQDFQIKNVALQPLINDLIVLLSGEIKKSKVQIKTSLPKDFMLLADTNGLKLVIRNLLDNAIKFSSKSEKPEIEIGSSENSTHWLIFVKDNGIGFDMKYHDRIFKIFQRLHLPEEFEGTGIGLAMVEKAMRRMNGRIWAESEMNKGTCFYLEFKK
- a CDS encoding transporter substrate-binding domain-containing protein is translated as MTKSFLIKFAIIVFCSLSSPEINAQKTIKVGIYQNFPLVHKDNSGVPSGIFVDLINEIALKENWKIEYVFDTWDQSLENLKDSKLDIITSITYLPERKEFVDYNDEAVITIWGVVCTTKNAPIQDILDLKNKKVAVLKGGVHGINFSKLTERFELNCEFIELDSYDDVMQYVKTNKCDAGVSNNIWTKSNLENFDLVETPILFNPNKLLFAVPKGKNEELIKTIDKHLIAWKTDSRSPYHIILRKWYGDSVIIAYQLPKWVKWGGLLLIFAIGVTLIIAWIFRKLVKSKTKELTLTNIKLQQEIEEREKITKVLHESEEKFKALYNESPDMLVSVSSNDGSILQCNETLLQKTGYLREEVIGAPIFKMYHNDCKEEVKKVFHQFVETGEVSEKELILKTKKGTNINVSLNVKSIRDKTGKILFSISSWRDISI
- a CDS encoding response regulator: MKKKLYNNPILLVEDSPVDVDLTLRAFKTKNLTNPIQVARDGEEALSYIQKWDEGELIPVVILLDLKLPKVDGLEVLRIFKSHEHYKAIPIVVLTSSLESTDLERAYKFGVNSYIVKPVNFDNFIEVASQIELYWSVLNKPLIKNEL
- a CDS encoding PAS domain-containing protein, which translates into the protein MDIEGKILLFNREFERLFNIALKDFVGLTRNSIMSLEVADEHRSNDLVIINTKKAATFEEVNIELDIKHHYLTVKFPVFNAVGEVYAVGGISTDITERKKTEEELKNYREHLEEIVKDRTLELEGKNKKLDKLNKIFVGRELRMTELKKEIEKLKNQ
- a CDS encoding response regulator, which produces MKILLLEDNPTDADLVGRAIKNRWPNADLHLATTLSVARSLLKEEQPFDIALIDLNLPDGNGMDLLIELRTAYNNLPVIIFTSVGSEDIAIASLKAGANNYLPKRQGYQEIIPDQIEFTLNHTIENRKHIKVLYVEDHKADVELTKNHFGRYAPYIHLNVIASGELALSELPTNSGIESDYDVLLLDFQLPGINALEIIKEIRQVRKLLIPIVIVTGQGDENIAVEALKIGADDYVTKHNNYLIHLPTVLLNAYRRRELERQKQALKQSETKFRLLADYATEWEFWIDQKGTYIYNSPTCEKICGYTHEDFVKNNNLLVEIAHTDYREMLDNHFLRLEELIYKPIEFIIICLNGNEKWISHFCRPVYDDDGNYLGQRGVNKDITEQKRAETIQSVILNISNAVQTTPDIGEFMQFVHTELGRLVDVTNFFVALYNKKANTFNLPFYKDLQEDISEFPAGKTLTSLVFKKGVSLLLNAEDVIQLEKEEGIEQIGFESKIWLGVPLKIKGKVIGVIVVQSYTNPDAYTEKDKEVLEIISHQISISIERIRHEEDLVKALDKAQESDRLKSAFLANMSHEIRTPMNGILGFAELLKEPGLNSEEQQEYIDIIGKSGARMLNIINDIVTISKIESGTMDTYNSEININEQTEFVYNLLKLDAEKKGLNIIINNGVPDKESFINTDKEKFISILSNLVKNAIKYTDQGSIEFGYVLKKNSIPDSSFNLEFYIKDTGIGISKDRQEAIFERFIQAEIVDRMAREGAGLGLTISRAYVAMLGGTIWTESEEGKGSTFYFTIPYNSDYKQKIIIENDVSADTERHIKKLKILIAEDDEISKKLISKSVETYSKETLKVSTGKEAVEVFRNNPDIDLILMDIQMPDLNGYEATREIRQFNKEVIIIAQTAFGLSEDRDKTIEAGCNNYIKKPIIKNELLALIRNYFQ